The following are encoded together in the Ignavibacteriales bacterium genome:
- a CDS encoding cytochrome C oxidase subunit IV family protein, with amino-acid sequence MHISEKHEEHTTGYGIYILVWMSLMTLTAITVAVAGINLSNFTVATALIIASIKSYLVLTIFMHLRSEEKAFRIFVGVAIFFVLISIILLFSDYSFVAR; translated from the coding sequence ATGCATATTAGCGAAAAACATGAAGAGCACACCACCGGTTATGGGATATACATTTTAGTATGGATGTCCTTAATGACTTTGACCGCAATTACTGTTGCTGTTGCGGGGATAAATTTGAGCAACTTTACCGTAGCTACTGCCTTAATAATAGCTTCAATTAAATCATACCTGGTTTTGACAATATTTATGCATTTACGAAGCGAAGAAAAAGCATTTAGAATTTTTGTTGGTGTTGCGATATTTTTTGTGCTCATTTCAATTATTCTTTTATTCTCAGATTATTCTTTTGTTGCAAGGTAA
- a CDS encoding SCO family protein — MKFHIKLIFISFLLINSAFGNDKKIEVGIDEQLGKYISLDAQFKNESNETILLKDLVDKPVVIAFVYYQCPSICNPLMLEIADVVNKVDLNLGTDYKIICISINDDETSAIATSKKNNFLGMINHQVNPNAWVFLTGDSTNILKCTQSAGFYFKRDGEDFAHTGALIFLSPDGKICRYIFPDYSDSRGFGILPFDFKMALMEASDGRVGTTIARVLQYCFSYSPEGQTYVLNLTRIFGAIIILFAGVFIFFVIKLKPKKLKPRIT, encoded by the coding sequence ATGAAATTTCATATAAAATTAATTTTTATTTCATTTCTTTTAATCAATTCCGCATTTGGAAATGATAAAAAAATTGAAGTGGGAATTGATGAGCAGTTGGGAAAATATATTTCGCTTGATGCGCAGTTTAAAAATGAATCAAACGAAACCATTCTCTTAAAAGATTTAGTAGATAAACCTGTAGTCATAGCATTCGTTTATTATCAATGTCCAAGTATTTGCAATCCATTAATGTTGGAAATTGCTGATGTTGTTAACAAAGTTGATCTAAATCTTGGTACGGATTACAAAATTATTTGCATAAGTATAAATGACGATGAAACTTCTGCAATTGCAACATCTAAAAAGAATAATTTTTTAGGTATGATCAATCATCAAGTTAACCCAAATGCCTGGGTGTTTCTCACCGGTGACAGTACAAATATTTTGAAGTGCACACAATCCGCTGGATTTTATTTTAAAAGGGATGGTGAAGACTTTGCTCACACGGGCGCATTAATTTTTCTTTCTCCGGATGGAAAAATTTGTAGATACATATTTCCTGATTATTCAGATAGCAGGGGTTTTGGAATTTTGCCTTTCGACTTTAAAATGGCGTTGATGGAAGCATCAGATGGAAGAGTAGGTACGACTATAGCACGCGTTTTACAGTATTGCTTTAGTTATAGCCCCGAAGGTCAAACTTATGTTTTGAATCTTACAAGGATTTTTGGTGCTATTATAATTTTGTTCGCAGGGGTATTTATATTTTTTGTAATTAAATTAAAACCAAAAAAATTAAAGCCGAGGATTACTTAA
- a CDS encoding quinol:cytochrome C oxidoreductase gives MFLVSLGVGSVFLLALEYVAGADWSVPFRRIIEFTGFITPFLLILVIPLLFNLEELFKWAQPQIVAKDEILTGKSPYLNTEFFIIRVVVFIFIWSAFYFFISRNSLKQDSNGDQKLTRINIKLSAIFIPLFALTISFTSFDWMMSLEPHWFSTIFGVYFFSGTVIAALACATIFAIPLKEKGYLHSDLNNEHLFSFGALLFAFVNFWAYIAFSQYLLIWYADLPEETVWFLTRWQGSWAYFSILLIVIHFLVPYIILLSQPAKMDPKRLKFSAVWLLFAHLFDLFWLIMPSVKSMEHGYIFSWIDLVFPVAAVGIVIIIFTLKAKNNNLIPVGDPKLQKGLNFHL, from the coding sequence TTCCCTTTAGAAGGATCATCGAATTTACCGGCTTCATAACTCCATTTCTTTTAATCCTCGTAATTCCTCTGTTATTTAATTTGGAGGAATTATTTAAATGGGCACAACCACAGATTGTAGCAAAGGATGAAATACTTACCGGCAAATCGCCATATTTAAATACCGAATTTTTTATTATCAGGGTGGTGGTATTTATTTTTATCTGGTCGGCATTCTATTTCTTTATAAGCAGAAATTCACTCAAACAAGATTCGAATGGTGATCAAAAACTTACGAGAATAAATATCAAATTGTCGGCAATATTTATCCCGTTGTTTGCATTAACTATCTCATTTACATCATTTGATTGGATGATGAGTTTGGAGCCTCACTGGTTCTCTACAATTTTTGGGGTTTACTTTTTTTCCGGGACTGTGATTGCTGCGCTGGCATGCGCAACAATTTTTGCAATCCCCTTAAAAGAAAAAGGATATTTGCATTCTGATTTAAATAACGAGCACCTTTTTAGTTTTGGTGCTTTGCTTTTCGCATTTGTAAATTTTTGGGCATACATTGCATTCTCTCAATATTTATTAATATGGTACGCCGATCTTCCAGAAGAAACAGTTTGGTTTTTAACAAGATGGCAGGGAAGCTGGGCTTACTTTTCTATTTTATTAATTGTAATCCACTTTTTAGTTCCTTACATCATTCTGCTTTCACAACCGGCTAAAATGGATCCAAAACGATTGAAATTTTCAGCAGTTTGGTTATTGTTTGCTCATCTGTTTGATCTTTTTTGGTTAATAATGCCAAGTGTAAAATCAATGGAACATGGGTATATTTTTAGCTGGATTGATCTGGTATTTCCAGTAGCTGCTGTAGGAATTGTTATAATAATCTTTACCTTAAAAGCTAAGAATAATAATCTAATTCCCGTTGGCGATCCTAAGCTGCAAAAGGGTTTGAATTTTCATTTATAA
- a CDS encoding cytochrome c oxidase subunit 3, whose product MGMWLFLFTELLLFGGMFFIYSVYRFTHQVDFHLAAKELNTVMGTFNTAILLTSSLTMALSIAAIQKKNKNLSIFFQVITIVLALSFMVNKYFEWTAKFHHGIFPGSPELLDKPNGEILFFGLYYVMTGLHGLHVIIGMILIGYMTRLTKKEIITSESFVKLESAGLYWHLVDIIWIFLFPLFYLIT is encoded by the coding sequence ATGGGAATGTGGTTGTTCTTATTCACCGAATTATTGTTATTCGGAGGTATGTTTTTTATTTACTCTGTTTATAGGTTTACGCATCAGGTTGATTTTCATCTTGCCGCAAAAGAATTGAATACAGTGATGGGTACTTTTAATACTGCTATTCTTCTAACAAGCAGTTTAACAATGGCTTTATCAATTGCCGCAATTCAGAAGAAAAACAAAAACCTGTCTATATTTTTTCAGGTTATTACAATCGTACTTGCGTTATCATTTATGGTTAATAAATATTTTGAATGGACTGCCAAATTCCATCATGGTATTTTCCCCGGTTCTCCCGAATTACTTGATAAACCAAATGGTGAAATCCTTTTCTTTGGATTATATTATGTAATGACGGGACTGCACGGTCTCCACGTTATAATAGGAATGATTTTAATCGGATATATGACAAGGCTGACTAAGAAGGAGATAATAACGTCTGAAAGCTTTGTAAAATTGGAATCAGCAGGATTGTATTGGCATCTTGTTGATATAATCTGGATATTTTTGTTCCCTCTATTTTACTTAATCACTTAA
- a CDS encoding T9SS type A sorting domain-containing protein encodes MKKLVTLILCFFISVASLSVLAQSYQGPAVGSITGGVLVTTDNFSAPVGTGEEIVRGPKNIIEPIEEPYFINYGYELPKMNYIEDKSVVDNPLGGGSETLLLHSFPGIPMTNSIPPDPIIAAGPNHIIACVNSEFTIFDKEGNEINNISADSWYNSALPNPGAFDPQVIYDHFSGRWVILYDNQNDAAQSAYFLISVSDDDDPNGFWYNYAIPADQNGSTSVNNWGDYPQMGFDDKAIYINSRSFTFTSGVYQYNKIRIINKTELYNANGGAVSWTDFWDITNPGGSTRVDVIEPCHMYTVSSDYYFLYASSSGGNTVSLYKITDPIGSPVLSGVNIAVPSYTQTPLANQLGGSTILIESGGARVRTQPVFRDGILYAIHSIRNPNFATNSSIQYYQIDVNSNTLVDNGALGAEGFYYIYPAITVDKDQNMAMTYSRSADTEYIGSYFTTKLASDPPGTLEGSRVLQEGKGNYVVDYGSGRNRWGDYLGVFLDPSNEYNVWMLSEYAAGTNIWGTWIGEVRMVPYPGVHAYTETPSVDLKTVEVGSQSSPYSVKLRNIGSDPMIITDIPSSFGQYLMTSIITFPVTLNSYDSLQIDFVFAPTDTGLFQINYPITSNDPEFTGFDLSARGFTISSVLDNVLYGYSGASSDGRLIAIDTSNATSSLIGISFEDNLTGVALNHVTKILYGISTDEFNTVFYRIDAAHGGTFELLTMPISNLEGIAFDTLGTLYGASATGLIYFIDLENQIFTVQSDAHIGINNITIDSKTNKMYACQPNVFGQPKDKIYEINPLTGDTLLVGRTGFNSKTYNAMAFDGTPVLYISTGLSGAINELIRYDLSTLTAKSVGFTGYKNINGLSFLSGIPSDVNDNPKSSLPEQFSLNQNYPNPFNPSTTIEYALPVDAKVKMVIYNLLGEVVTVLNTTEQRAGYHSFVWNSKDNNGNNLSSGIYFYELKADGINGQQFTQLRKMVLLK; translated from the coding sequence ATGAAAAAACTCGTTACTCTAATATTATGTTTTTTTATTAGTGTGGCATCATTATCAGTTTTAGCCCAAAGCTATCAGGGACCAGCAGTCGGCAGTATTACCGGTGGTGTTTTGGTTACAACTGATAATTTTTCAGCTCCTGTTGGCACAGGTGAAGAAATAGTTCGTGGTCCAAAAAATATTATAGAACCGATTGAAGAACCATACTTTATTAATTATGGTTACGAACTCCCCAAAATGAATTATATTGAAGATAAATCGGTAGTAGATAACCCATTGGGAGGAGGTAGCGAGACATTATTGCTGCATAGTTTCCCTGGCATACCGATGACAAATTCTATCCCGCCGGATCCTATCATTGCTGCAGGTCCGAATCATATCATTGCTTGTGTAAATAGCGAGTTTACTATCTTTGATAAAGAGGGGAATGAAATCAACAATATTAGTGCAGATTCCTGGTATAATTCTGCTCTTCCAAATCCCGGCGCTTTTGATCCGCAAGTTATTTATGACCATTTTTCTGGTAGATGGGTGATTTTGTATGATAATCAAAATGATGCCGCGCAATCAGCTTACTTTTTAATATCCGTTTCGGATGATGATGATCCAAATGGATTCTGGTATAATTATGCTATTCCGGCTGATCAGAATGGAAGCACATCCGTGAATAATTGGGGAGATTACCCTCAAATGGGTTTTGATGATAAGGCGATATATATCAATTCGCGATCGTTTACTTTTACTTCGGGTGTCTATCAGTATAATAAAATTAGAATAATTAATAAAACTGAATTATATAACGCAAATGGTGGCGCAGTTTCCTGGACAGATTTTTGGGATATTACAAATCCCGGTGGAAGTACAAGAGTTGATGTAATAGAACCTTGTCATATGTACACAGTCAGCAGTGACTATTACTTTCTTTACGCTTCATCCTCAGGTGGGAATACAGTTTCACTTTACAAAATAACAGATCCAATTGGTTCACCAGTTTTGAGTGGGGTTAATATTGCAGTTCCATCCTATACTCAAACTCCATTGGCTAATCAATTGGGTGGCAGTACAATTCTTATCGAAAGTGGCGGTGCAAGAGTTAGAACTCAACCCGTGTTTCGAGATGGAATTCTTTACGCAATTCATTCTATTCGAAACCCTAATTTTGCAACCAACTCTTCAATCCAATATTATCAGATTGATGTAAATTCAAATACACTTGTGGATAATGGTGCTCTTGGTGCAGAAGGGTTCTATTATATTTATCCAGCAATCACTGTTGATAAAGATCAAAACATGGCTATGACTTACAGCCGATCTGCTGATACAGAATACATCGGCTCTTATTTCACCACAAAACTCGCATCCGATCCTCCGGGAACATTAGAAGGAAGCAGAGTGCTGCAAGAAGGTAAGGGTAATTACGTGGTTGATTATGGCTCTGGCAGAAATCGCTGGGGTGATTATTTGGGAGTCTTTCTCGATCCATCGAATGAATATAATGTCTGGATGTTGTCTGAATATGCTGCAGGTACAAATATCTGGGGAACATGGATTGGCGAAGTGAGAATGGTTCCTTATCCCGGGGTTCACGCTTATACGGAAACACCTTCAGTTGATTTAAAGACAGTTGAGGTTGGTTCCCAAAGCTCACCTTACTCGGTAAAACTAAGAAACATAGGCTCCGATCCTATGATCATAACCGATATACCTTCCAGTTTTGGTCAATATTTGATGACTTCAATAATAACATTTCCGGTTACGCTGAATTCCTATGACAGCCTGCAGATAGATTTTGTATTTGCTCCGACTGATACCGGTTTATTCCAAATAAACTATCCAATCACTTCTAATGATCCTGAGTTCACTGGATTCGATTTATCTGCAAGAGGCTTCACTATAAGCTCTGTCTTAGATAATGTTCTTTATGGCTATTCTGGTGCTTCAAGTGATGGCAGGCTTATTGCGATTGATACTTCAAATGCGACAAGTTCGCTGATTGGAATTTCGTTCGAAGATAATCTTACAGGTGTTGCTCTTAATCACGTAACAAAAATTTTATATGGAATAAGCACTGATGAGTTTAATACTGTATTCTATAGAATTGATGCCGCACATGGTGGGACATTTGAATTGTTAACAATGCCAATAAGCAATTTGGAAGGTATTGCTTTTGATACATTAGGTACTTTATACGGAGCTTCTGCCACAGGTCTGATTTATTTTATTGATCTTGAAAATCAGATATTCACAGTTCAATCAGATGCACATATTGGTATCAACAACATCACCATTGACAGCAAAACTAATAAGATGTATGCTTGTCAGCCGAATGTTTTTGGTCAACCTAAAGATAAAATCTATGAGATCAATCCTTTGACGGGAGATACATTGTTGGTTGGTAGAACCGGCTTCAATAGCAAAACTTACAATGCAATGGCATTCGATGGCACTCCGGTTCTGTATATTAGCACAGGTTTAAGTGGTGCAATCAATGAATTGATTCGTTATGATTTATCAACTCTGACCGCTAAATCAGTAGGCTTTACCGGATACAAAAACATAAACGGACTTTCTTTCTTGTCGGGTATTCCGTCTGATGTTAATGATAATCCAAAATCTTCATTGCCTGAACAGTTTTCTTTGAATCAGAATTATCCTAATCCATTCAATCCATCAACTACAATAGAGTATGCTCTTCCTGTTGATGCAAAAGTAAAAATGGTGATTTATAATTTACTTGGTGAAGTGGTTACTGTTTTGAATACCACCGAACAAAGAGCGGGTTATCATAGTTTTGTCTGGAATTCAAAAGATAATAACGGCAATAATCTTAGCAGTGGAATTTATTTTTATGAATTAAAAGCTGACGGGATAAATGGTCAACAATTTACTCAGCTTAGAAAAATGGTACTACTAAAATAA
- a CDS encoding cytochrome c, with amino-acid sequence MIEKIKSTFKEVLDNPGKILGISYIYVIIIGILIGLYYVSRINEVAKQKIPGVLPDTTKDTDLVLMEAKSVPSIDLNVVSVASAELVEKGKTLFQTSCVSCHGETGQGNGPGGVALNPPPRNFTSADGWKNSPLISGIYKTLEEGIPGSGMISYNFLTPEDRFALAHYIRETFLKNAPKDTPDELSLLDATYNLSKVQNIPAQIPVKSAMIISSNEAEKKSEFIQKLIPEILNSSERGAELLKDNTSNVSKAIAVLMNDISWKNNQNQFVSLVVNEVNQNGFSNSVFRLTLEDWNVLFNYVNQKF; translated from the coding sequence ATGATTGAGAAAATAAAAAGTACATTTAAAGAAGTTTTAGATAATCCAGGAAAAATCCTCGGAATTAGTTATATCTATGTAATTATAATTGGAATACTTATCGGTCTATATTATGTCTCACGGATAAATGAAGTTGCTAAACAAAAAATTCCAGGTGTACTTCCCGATACTACAAAAGATACTGACCTTGTTTTGATGGAGGCAAAAAGCGTTCCCTCAATAGATCTAAATGTAGTTTCTGTAGCAAGTGCTGAACTAGTAGAGAAGGGTAAAACATTGTTCCAAACTTCCTGTGTATCGTGTCATGGAGAAACCGGTCAGGGAAACGGTCCCGGCGGCGTCGCATTAAATCCCCCTCCTCGCAACTTCACATCTGCGGATGGCTGGAAAAACAGCCCGCTGATTAGTGGCATTTACAAAACACTCGAAGAAGGAATACCGGGAAGTGGAATGATTTCTTATAATTTTTTAACTCCTGAGGACAGGTTCGCATTGGCGCATTATATAAGGGAAACTTTTTTAAAGAATGCACCGAAGGATACTCCTGATGAATTATCGTTACTTGATGCGACCTATAATCTATCAAAGGTTCAAAATATCCCCGCGCAAATACCTGTTAAAAGCGCAATGATTATTTCGTCGAACGAAGCTGAAAAGAAATCTGAATTCATTCAAAAATTAATTCCCGAAATTTTGAATAGTTCAGAAAGAGGTGCGGAATTATTAAAAGATAATACTTCCAATGTTTCGAAAGCAATTGCGGTTCTAATGAATGATATTAGCTGGAAGAATAATCAGAATCAATTCGTTAGTTTAGTAGTGAATGAAGTAAACCAAAATGGATTCAGTAATTCGGTTTTTAGATTGACTTTGGAAGATTGGAACGTATTGTTTAACTATGTAAATCAAAAGTTTTAA
- a CDS encoding protoheme IX farnesyltransferase, protein MKNKIEILLELTKFRITFFVTVTAVFGFVSNTGKINTSLITPALGILFLACSSAVLNHIQERTTDAIMERTKQRPIPSGRISAASALLIFAILFLIGSGLLFFFSGWITLLLGLLNLLWYNAIYTPLKKKTALAIIPGSLVGAIPPMIGWVASGGDIFDPASLMIAFFFFIWQIPHFWLLLLMLNKEYESAGFPTLTKIFSQAQLSRITFVWIAATAVSAIIIPLYGLTKFTFINVLLLAAGIWLTVRAVKLITGTGSRIEVIPAFRQINIFALIVIVLISLDKLLSNI, encoded by the coding sequence TTGAAAAATAAAATTGAAATATTATTAGAGTTAACAAAGTTTAGAATAACTTTTTTTGTTACAGTTACCGCTGTCTTCGGGTTTGTCAGCAACACGGGAAAAATAAATACTTCGCTGATTACACCAGCTTTAGGAATATTGTTCTTAGCTTGCAGTTCGGCAGTATTAAATCACATTCAAGAACGAACTACCGATGCCATTATGGAAAGGACAAAACAGCGCCCGATTCCTTCCGGCAGAATTTCGGCAGCATCAGCACTTTTGATTTTTGCAATTTTATTTTTAATTGGCTCAGGTCTATTATTTTTCTTTTCCGGTTGGATTACGCTGCTGCTTGGGCTGCTAAACTTGCTCTGGTATAATGCTATTTACACTCCGTTAAAAAAGAAAACGGCACTTGCAATTATTCCCGGATCATTAGTCGGAGCTATCCCTCCGATGATAGGCTGGGTTGCTTCGGGCGGTGATATTTTTGATCCTGCAAGTTTAATGATAGCATTTTTCTTTTTCATCTGGCAAATCCCTCATTTCTGGCTCTTACTATTAATGCTGAATAAAGAATATGAAAGTGCAGGGTTCCCGACATTAACAAAAATATTTAGTCAGGCACAATTAAGTAGAATCACATTTGTTTGGATAGCAGCTACAGCAGTATCAGCGATTATAATCCCTCTATACGGACTGACTAAATTCACTTTTATAAATGTGTTACTTTTAGCTGCCGGGATCTGGTTGACTGTTAGAGCCGTTAAATTAATAACGGGCACAGGAAGTCGAATTGAAGTTATTCCGGCTTTCAGACAAATAAATATTTTTGCTTTAATTGTAATTGTACTTATTTCTTTAGATAAACTTCTCTCAAATATATAA
- the coxB gene encoding cytochrome c oxidase subunit II, whose translation MNQGSGASSFVNSVDTAFLITLVVSIFFLVLITGLMIYFVIKYSRKKNPRPSNIHGNMGLEITWTLIPTILVLVMFYFGWTGYLDMSYPPENAYQIDVTAQMWKWTFTYKEGVQYDTLYVPSDKPVLLNLHSMDVNHAFFVPAFRIKKDVYPGSLKRSVWFEAKEGVYDIACAEYCGLNHSYMYNKVIALPQAKFDLWLNDKVNSSKGSK comes from the coding sequence ATGAATCAAGGATCAGGCGCATCATCTTTTGTAAATTCTGTTGACACAGCTTTTTTAATAACACTCGTTGTGTCAATTTTCTTTCTTGTTCTTATCACCGGATTGATGATTTATTTTGTTATTAAATATAGCCGCAAAAAAAATCCAAGACCTTCAAACATCCACGGCAATATGGGACTTGAGATCACGTGGACTTTAATTCCCACCATTCTTGTCTTGGTGATGTTTTATTTTGGGTGGACAGGCTATTTAGACATGTCTTATCCGCCGGAAAATGCATATCAAATTGATGTGACCGCTCAAATGTGGAAATGGACTTTTACATACAAGGAAGGGGTTCAGTACGATACTTTGTATGTTCCTTCTGATAAACCTGTTTTGCTAAATTTGCATTCGATGGATGTGAATCACGCATTTTTTGTCCCGGCATTCAGAATCAAGAAAGATGTCTATCCGGGATCATTGAAGAGAAGTGTTTGGTTCGAGGCGAAAGAAGGTGTCTATGATATTGCTTGTGCAGAATACTGTGGATTAAATCACTCTTACATGTACAATAAAGTGATTGCTTTGCCTCAAGCTAAATTCGACTTGTGGTTAAATGATAAAGTTAATTCTTCAAAGGGAAGCAAGTAA
- a CDS encoding c-type cytochrome, whose amino-acid sequence MTFLDKFVLPQSAEHIELLHYMLLLVLFLFIPFISLIFGGTLFSIFYKRKYEKGGDRNYEILAKEFINTSTINKSIGIILGIVPLIAIILIYAQLLDQSGDSALSYLMVSFLFLLPAIILIYTYRYSFNFSQIFEPVHQSPNESAQEDFLQLKSSAIKLASKTGRNGIVFLFFSIWFFVAGLNEASNVDTIKLSFIGGLFSFPVIIKLLLFIFFSLAFAGSTLLFSFFYWEGGNKKYSNEIKNFVKEQTSKITLWSAISLPLLILFTLINIPAELLSGSIFGFSIISLVLIFISYHSLYSLNKGTAISAGGVVFYSLLFALLSLTIKDQLIMSNATKTHSLILASQYEKYLADLKGETGIVAVSGQDIFNTRCSACHKFDVKLVGPPYKETLPKYEGKLAQLISFIKNPVKVNAAYPPMPNPGLKPNEVEAVAKYILETYKK is encoded by the coding sequence ATGACATTTTTAGATAAATTTGTTTTACCTCAATCAGCAGAGCATATAGAACTACTCCATTACATGCTATTGCTGGTTTTATTTCTTTTCATCCCATTTATTTCTTTAATTTTTGGCGGAACACTGTTCTCAATTTTCTATAAACGAAAATATGAGAAAGGTGGGGATAGAAACTATGAAATACTTGCAAAGGAATTTATCAACACAAGTACTATTAACAAAAGCATAGGAATAATTTTGGGTATTGTCCCATTAATCGCAATAATTCTTATTTATGCGCAGTTATTGGATCAGTCTGGAGATTCTGCTCTAAGCTATCTGATGGTCTCGTTTTTATTTCTACTACCGGCAATTATTTTGATTTATACTTACCGATATTCTTTTAATTTTAGTCAGATATTTGAACCTGTGCACCAATCTCCGAATGAATCTGCGCAGGAAGATTTTCTACAATTAAAATCAAGTGCAATCAAACTTGCTTCAAAAACGGGTCGAAATGGAATAGTTTTTTTATTTTTTTCAATTTGGTTTTTTGTTGCAGGATTGAATGAAGCAAGCAATGTAGATACCATCAAATTATCATTTATTGGTGGACTATTCTCATTTCCAGTTATCATCAAGCTGTTACTTTTTATTTTTTTCTCGTTAGCATTTGCAGGCTCGACGCTCCTGTTTTCTTTCTTTTATTGGGAGGGTGGAAATAAAAAGTATTCAAATGAGATTAAGAATTTTGTCAAAGAGCAGACATCAAAAATTACTTTGTGGTCAGCTATTTCTCTTCCTCTGTTAATTTTATTTACACTAATAAATATTCCTGCAGAACTTTTATCTGGTTCAATTTTTGGATTTTCCATTATTAGTTTGGTACTGATTTTTATCTCCTATCATTCATTATATTCCCTAAATAAAGGGACAGCTATTAGTGCTGGCGGAGTAGTCTTTTATTCACTTCTCTTTGCCTTGCTCTCTTTGACGATTAAAGATCAATTGATAATGTCGAATGCCACTAAGACTCACTCTCTAATTTTAGCTTCTCAGTACGAGAAGTATCTCGCAGATTTGAAGGGGGAAACAGGAATTGTAGCTGTAAGCGGACAGGATATTTTTAATACAAGGTGTTCCGCCTGCCATAAGTTTGACGTTAAGTTAGTTGGTCCTCCATACAAAGAAACGTTACCTAAATATGAAGGCAAGTTAGCCCAGCTTATTTCATTTATTAAAAACCCCGTTAAGGTAAATGCTGCATATCCCCCAATGCCAAACCCCGGGCTTAAACCTAACGAAGTAGAAGCTGTAGCAAAATATATCCTTGAGACTTACAAGAAATAA